Proteins from a genomic interval of Gadus macrocephalus chromosome 2, ASM3116895v1:
- the cldni gene encoding claudin i yields the protein MGSSGVQIVCVSLGILGLVGAIVCCAIPRWKVTAFTGQTIVIAQSVEEGLWMNCVVQSTGQQQCKKYDSLLMLSADLQAARGMVIISCMLCSLCLLMLFAGADFTTCVESESAKAKISLVAGIGLILGGLLVMIPVSWSAHNTVRDFNDPLVVASRKRELGACIFVGWAAGGLLVLAGGLLCCFSKVKSGGSPGAAKYYSNGGASAPNKNYV from the exons ATGGGCTCCTCCGGAGTGCAGATCGTGTGCGTGTCTCTCGGGATCCTGGGACTGGTCGGGGCCATCGTGTGCTGCGCCATCCCGAGATGGAAGGTCACGGCCTTCACCGGGCAGACCATCGTCATAGCGCAG agcgTCGAGGAGGGCCTCTGGATGAACTGCGTGGTGCAGAGCACCGGCCAGCAGCAGTGCAAGAAGTACGACTCGCTGCTGATGCTGTCCGCAGACCTGCAGGCGGCCCGCGGCATGGTGATCATCAGCTGCATGCTCTGCTCCCTCTGCCTGCTCATGCTCTTCGCCGGCGCCGACTTCACCACCTGcgtggagagcgagagcgccaAAGCCAAGATCTCCCTGGTGGCAGGCATCGGGCTCATCCTGGGCGGCCTCCTGGTGATGATCCCGGTCAGCTGGTCCGCCCACAACACCGTGCGCGACTTCAACGACCCCTTAGTGGTCGCCAGTCGGAAGAGGGAGCTGGGCGCGTGCATCTTCGTGGGGTGGGCGGCCGGCGGCCTGCTCGTCCTGGCCGGGGGTCTGCTGTGCTGCTTCAGCAAGGTGAAGTCGGGGGGCTCCCCGGGAGCGGCCAAGTACTACAGCAACGGCGGCGCCTCCGCTCCCAACAAGAACTATGTCTGA
- the coro1a gene encoding coronin-1A: protein MSRKVVRSSKFRHVFGQGLKADQCYDDIRISQMTWDSNFCTVNPKFVAMIVDASGGGSFIVLPLSKTGRIDMSYPTVCGHTGPVLDIEFCPHNDNIIASGSEDCSVMIWEIPEGGLTSPLSEPVVKLEGHSKRVGILSWHPTAHNVLMTAGCDNVLILWNVARGQEMVRMDTVHTDLIYSACWNRDGSQILTACKDKTLRVLDPRKGTVITEKEKPHEGSRPVRALFVSDNKILSTGFSRMSERQVALWDPNHFGEPLTLQELDTSSGVLLPFFDPDTGIVFLCGKGDTSIRYFEITDEAPFIHYLSMYSGKESQKGMGYMPKRGLEVNKCEIARFYKLHDRKCEPVVMTVPRKSDLFQEDLYPNTIGPEPSVEADDWFDGKDGQPIMISLKDGIATPTKTKEFKVNKTLLKSTTVCAGDQGNRGGEIESLRNEVKQLKEALEALTKTVNDLQLQQQ from the exons ATGTCCCGGAAGGTGGTGAGGTCCAGTAAGTTCCGCCATGTCTTCGGCCAGGGCCTGAAGGCCGACCAGTGCTACGATGACATCCGCATCTCCCAGATGACGTGGGACAGCAACTTCTGCACCGTCAACCCCAAGTTCGTGGCCATGATCGTGGACGCCAGTGGTGGAGGGTCCTTCATCGTGCTGCCCCTGAGCAAG acggGACGTATTGACATGTCCTACCCCACGGTGTGCGGCCACACTGGTCCCGTTCTGGACATCGAGTTCTGCCCCCACAACGACAACATCATAGCCAGCGGGTCCGAGGACTGCAGTGTGATG ATCTGGGAGATCCCAGAGGGAGGTCTGACCTCGCCCCTGAGCGAACCGGTGGTGAAGCTGGAGGGCCACTCTAAGAGGGTGGGCATCCTGAGTTGGCACCCCACCGCCCACAACGTGCTCATGACCGCAG gctgcGACAACGTACTGATCCTGTGGAACGTGGCCCGCGGACAGGAGATGGTGCGGATGGACACCGTCCACACCGACCTCATCTACAGCGCCTGCTGGAACCGAGACGGCTCCCAGATCCTGACCGCCTGCAAGGACAAGACCCTGCGTGTCCTGGACCCCCGCAAGGGCACCGTGATCACG gagaaggagaagcccCACGAGGGCTCCCGGCCCGTCAGGGCCCTGTTCGTGTCCGACAACAAGATCCTCAGCACGGGCTTCAGCCGCATGAGCGAGAGGCAGGTGGCCCTCTGGGACCCG AACCATTTCGGGGAGCCCCTCACACTTCAGGAGCTGGACACCAGCAGCGGCGTCCTGCTGCCGTTCTTCGACCCAGACACCGGCATCGTCTTCCTGTGTGGCAAG GGGGACACCAGTATCCGCTACTTCGAGATCACCGACGAGGCGCCGTTCATCCACTACCTCTCCATGTACAGCGGCAAGGAGAGCCAGAAGGGCATGGGCTACATGCCCAAGAGAGGCCTGGAGGTCAACAAATGTGAAATAGCAAG ATTCTATAAGCTCCACGACAGGAAGTGTGAACCAGTTGTCATGACCGTGCCCCGCAAG TCTGACCTCTTCCAGGAGGACCTGTACCCTAACACGATTGGTCCAGAGCCGTCGGTGGAGGCAGACGATTGGTTTGACGGCAAAGACGGCCAGCCCATAATGATCTCCCTGAAAGACGGCATTGCCACCCCGACCAAAACCAAGGAGTTCAAAGTGAACAAGACTCTCCTGAAGAGCACGACCGTCTGCGCCGGAGACCAGGGAAacagaggaggg GAGATTGAAAGCTTACGGAACGAAGTGAAGCAGTTGAAAGAGGCTTTGGAGGCGCTGACCAAGACGGTGAATGAtctccagctccagcagcagtaG